The Vibrio coralliilyticus genome segment GCCCCTGTTGTTCTCAGTCTGTTTAATACCTTGGACACACTATGATTAAACCATTCATTTCTGCCTGTTTTTGTCTATTGGTTCTTGGTTGCCAGTCTACGGACAATCAGGTTGAGCAATCCGATTTTCAACTAGCTGAAACCGCACTGACAAACGGTCATGCGGATAATGCGCTTAACATCTATAAGCAGAAACTGGAGATGACTCCAGATGATCCCCAGCTTTTGTTTCTGGCGGGCAGTGCCAGTAATCAAGCCGCTCGTTACGATGAAGCGCTGCATTATCTCAAAAAGGGCAGTGCACTTAAGCCCTCCCCACAGTTTGATCGTGAATTAGGTCGCGCGCACTTAGCATTAGGAAATGTTCGTTTAGCGACGGAATCACTGCGCAGAGCGGTGGAAGGAAACGAGAAAGACGAAGTGGCGCTAAACAGTCTTGGTGTGAGTTACTCACTGCAAAAAAACTATACGGATGCTCGTGATGCATTTCAGCAGGCGATTAACATTAGGCCGGACAGTTTAGAGTACCGAAACAACCTCGCGTTGAGCTGGATGCTAGATGGTCAGCCAGGTCAAAGTATTCGGATTCTTTACCCAATTTACCAACGCGGAGAAGCGACAACTAAGCTGCGGCTTAATCTAGCATTATCTTATGCGTTGCAAGGTGAGGTCGATGCTGCACGAACGATCGCGATGGGCGATCTGACCAAAGCGGAGTTAGAGAACAACTTAGCGTATTACCAGCATCTTGCTGAGCTGGGAGCTAGCGCATGGTGATGAAGCGTCATTCTGGGAGCCAGACGATAGAGTTTGCAATGGTAATTGTTCCCCTGATGATTGTGCTACTGGCGGCATTTGAATTTGCTCGCCTGATGTGGGTCACCATGATCTTTGAATCTGCCGTCAATGCTGCGGTTAGGGATGTAAGAACACTGCCACCTTCCACGACTTTGGACAGTCAAATCCGCGATCGCATCGCCTCGTTTCCATTGCTCGATCTAGAGAAGATCGACATTGACCCTCCACGTTATAGCGATAGCGTTCAGTCTTTAGCATTGGGGAGAACGACCACGTCTCTAACTGCGGTGATGGCCGAGTACCACATTCGATATCGCTTTACCTTTTTATTGGTGCCAGCCCTGTCTGAAACGTTTCCTTCAGTGGCGTCTTTAAGCCGAACCGTATTGGTGAGTCATGATGCGTAGTGTGTCAAAGCAAAATGGCGCAACCGTGATCGAGTTTCCGTTTGTTGTGCTCGGAATTCTAACCATCGTTTTGGGGCTGTTCGCAGTGTACAAGCTGCTCTACCTTCAAAGTCGTGTCGATAGTACGGCGTATTCGATGGCGAGTGCTGCTGCTAGAGCGTTAGTGCCACAAGGTAGCGCCAAAGCCTATGACGATGCGAGCGCTAATCAACTGTTGAGTGTTGCACAGCGTTCTTTACCCTCAGGCTTTGAAGCAGAACGTATCGGACTGGTGCTTGAAATTCGAACTGTGACTGCTGGACTCACAGAGCTCGTCACCCAAAAAGCAGGCAGTGACTGCGAGGTAGAACAAACGATAGATGCTCTTTCTACACTCGCCCCAGTCAGCCGAAGTTCGATCGCCTCGTTAAGTGGTAAAACTGCGAGCCTGTATCAGGTAACGCTATGTGTCTCCGAGCCGTTGGAGTCGGATAGTGCCATTTTCAATTGGCTGCCGTTACCGCTTCCAACATCCATGCGCAGCCAAGCTGCCATGATAGGGAGGCGCTACAGTGCTTAAGCAACACACAGGCTCCGTCTCCTTATCCTTCTTAGCTCTGCTGATTCCTTTGGTGGTGCTGTCTGCTGCGACCATCATGATTGGTTTTCAGATACAACTGAGCAGCCGTGCGATGCAAGCCGTAGACGCGGCTTCCTTGGCGTGTGCATTTGCCGACTACTCCGATCCTAGCGTTAATCAGGTTTATTTGGAGTATTACCAGCCCAACGTAAAACTGGTGAAAAGCGAGATATACAGTGCTTCAGGCTGCGAGCTGAACATGGGGTATCAACTGACAGGGCTATTCTCATCATTGAAATTTGCACAGGCCTCGTATTCAGCACAATCAGGTTCCGTGGAGCAAGCGCACGTCAATCAGTCGGCCAGTGTGACACCAACGGAAATGACTCTAGTGTTGGACATTTCCAGCTCCATGACAGGGTCAATCGACACATTAAAGAGCATCCTTACCCGAGCAATAGAGCGCATTGAACAAGACAATGTACAAATCGATGGAAGGCGAGCAATTAGCATCTCTATCGTGCCTTTTTCTGATGGGGTATCTGCCCGCAATGCCGATTGGTTAGATGACAAAGGCGTCTTTTGTATCGATGGGCTGACCAAAGAATCTGGCGGCTCTGTATTGGTGAATGAAACCGTTCAAAACCTAGACCGAATCCATTCCGAGAAGGCGGTTAATCATCGTGCACCGGACGAGTTTCTCGCAGATTGCAGTGCCTCTGCCACCCTTGTCCCGCTTACCGACAATATGAGCGAAGTGAAAACAGCAATTAATGCCCTGACGACGACAGGTGGCACTCGCTCGTATCAAGGGGTTATCTGGGGAGCTCGTCAACTGATTCCCAGATGGCGCCATGAATGGGGATACAACCCTTATTCGCTCTCACCTAAGCAAAAGCTGGTTCTGATGACTGACGGGGCTGACAGCGGTTATGTGTTGGATGATCTGATTGATGCTGGCCTTTGTGACCGTTTAGCCAATGAATTTGCTATTGAGCTCAATTTTATTGGTTTCAATGTCCAAGACAGCCGCCTAGCTCAGTTTCAGAGCTGCATCAACGCCGCAAATACAGACGGAATCAAGGGGCAGGTTTTCTCTGCAACCAACACCGAGAAACTCGATGAATACTTTTCAAAGATATTGGAAGTTCAGTATGACACCACGCTTAACTTCGGACAGAAATAAAACAACAAAATTATGGAGAAAATAATGATTAAACAATTGGTTGTGCTATTCGCCTTATGTGCTTCCTTCTCAGCATCTGCGTTTAAAGAAGGAGACACCATCACAGATTCAGCGTCAACGGGACTCAAGCTGGATCAAAGCCAGCTAACGATAGTGGATTTCTTTGCGGAGTGGTGTGTTTCATGTCGCCATGAACTGCCTTTGGTTAATCAGCTCTACCGTGAGCTGGAAGGGACAGGCGTGACGGTTGTCGGCGTGGATGTCGATGAAGAGGTCGAAGTTGGCCTTGAGTTTCAAAAATCGTTAGGTTTGACCTTTCCTGTCGTCAACGATCCAAAGCAACAGTTGATCGCCGAGTTCAAGCCGATTGGTATGCCAGCGCTCTATTACATCTATCAGGGCCAAGTACTCAAAGTTCGGTTTGGCGCCATCAACGATATCCGTAACGTTATTCTCACTGATCTGGCTGATATGGGAGTGCAGCTATGAAGCCAGTCGTTCTTGTATTTGCTCTCTGCTTTCCGGCGCTGAGCGTTGCTGCACCCAAAGTGGATTTAAGTCAGTTAGGGAAAAAAACTTCCCAAGCTACGGAAACATCTGTCAGTGGTTCCAGCATTGAAGAAGAGGTGATTTCTGGTCAGGTCTACACCAGTGGCAGTTCTGAAATCGGTGCTCGTCGCAACGTTGAATTAGTCAAACCTCAGGCTAAGGATTTAACGCTGAATAAGCCAAAAGCCGTCGCAAATGAAAAGTCAGCACTCGCTTTTGTCGACGAAGCATTGGGTATCGAACCCGTTAAGCCGTGGGAAAAAGGCACGCTGGCTAAGAAAGAGATGAAACCCGGAGGGCCGGTGCCTGAGTTCGACTTATTTTCGGAGAAAGTCTTCTCATACAAGCAAGGTTCAGTGGGTGGCAGTGGCGTCGGTGGCGGCGGCTGTGGTTGTAACTAAATACTAAAAATAAATCAGAATGAAAAAACTACCTTTAACGCTGCTGAGCGCAGCGGCAGTGGCGAATAGTGCGCTAGCAGAAGACCATATCTCTGTTCACTATCTAAATTACGAAGAGTACGACGATAAAGTGGAAGCAGGCGACAGCGTTGTTTCTATCGAAAAGAGTTTTGGTCTCGATTGGACCATCAATCTTGAATTGGGCTACGACACGGTTTCTGGTGCGTCACCGTCTTGGGGGCCAACTACGCCAATTGGCAGTGCAGCGGATGCGGTCAACCGTGCGACGAAAACTCAACAGGCTCAAAATATGACGGATCAGGTGATCCGTGCTGGCTACGATCCCCACAGCAGTGGCTACAAAATTCAGAAATATGAGCTGGAAGATACCCGTAAATCGATCAATGGCAGCGCGACTTACCGAGACGAGTTGCGTAACGAGTGGACTTTCGGCGCTAACTTTTCCAAAGAAGAGGATTACCGCAGTATTGGCTTAAATGGTAAAGGGCTAATTTACGCCGACGCACAGAAAAACCGCTCATACAGTTTAGGGTTTTCTACCCTGTTTGATGAAACGATGACGTTTGGCAAATATCAAACTTCGACCAATCCACAATCTTGGGAAGACATCTTTACAGGGAATGTTGAGGCTGGGCTTTCACAAACCTTCTCGCCAAATTACTACATGGTCTTCACCGGCTATGCGGGTTATCGTTCTGGCTATCTTAGCAATCACTATTTGACGGTGTTGCGTGAGGTGGATATTGATGGCGATGGTTCGATCGGTACTGACGAAGTCTTTCTTGGTCAGGACTCACGCCCGGATACTCGTTTGTCAGGTGGCGTGAATATTCAGGCGTTCTGGTCAATGTCCGAAAATCTAGTGGTTCGTCCTCGTTACAAATGGTTTCAGGATGACTGGGGAGTGGCCTCTCATCAGCTTGGAGGTAAACTTTCTTGGACGGTCAATAACTGGTTAACTTTAGCGCCGGGTTATTTTTGGTATACCCAAAGTTCAGCTGATTTCTACCGTGACCCTAATGGCAGCGATCCTACGTTTGCTTCATCGGGCTATGCGACCTCTGATTTACGTCTTGGTGATTTTACGGCCAATGCCTATGAATTAGGCGCAAGCTTTAAAGTACACAAGAAACTGCGCTTCAATCTGCTTGGTGCTTATTACGAGCAGTCCAATGGTTTTGAAGCGCAGTGGTGGGCAGTAGGGGCAACCTATGAGTTTTAATCCGCCGTTTGTTCACCGACTTCAGGCGATGACGGTTCCTTGTGAAGTTCAGTTGTATCACTCAGAGAAAGCCGCAGATATCGCGGCTTTGATTGAGTCTAATACTCTGAGATTAGAGCAGAAATTTAACTTTTATGATTCTCAATCTTGGCTCAATCAGCAAGTGAATCAACGTCAGTCATCATCTGTGGTTTTGGATGATGAAAGCTACGCTGTATTTGAAGTGTTGAAGCGTTTGGTTGACGGTACGAAAGGTGTTTTTGACCCAACGGTCGGTACTGTGAAGTCAATGATGGCCAGCACGCCTCAATTGGACAGAAATGCGGCTTATGAAGGTGCTAAAGCGTTTATGGGCGTTGATGCTTGGTCTCTATCAGATAAAACGCTCTCTATCCCTCACGCAGAGACTCAATTTGACTTGGGTGGAGTGATTAAAGAGTTTGCGGTCGATCAGGCGGTGATGATCGCAGAGACATTTGGTGTTTCTTCTGCGCTGGTGAATTTTGGTGGAGACATTCGAGCGCTTGGCACTAAGCCAGATGGTTCACCTTTCAATGTGGCGGTGCTTAATCCGAAGAATAAGCATGAGCCATTTTTTTCATTGCCACTGGCTGATGCCGCTTTGACGACATCCGCTCATTACGAGCGAAGCTTCCAATTTGGCGATGAGGAAAGCTCACACATATTGTCGCAACGTGGGACACATCCCCAAGTGCTCTCTGTCAGCGTCTTAGCTCCAACAACACTGGAAGCCGGCGCCCTCAGTACGGCATTGACATTAGAGCCGACTTTACCAGTCCCTGAACAAGTCGGCGTTGTATTTATCGATGATCAATTAGCTATTCATCAAGATACGGAGTTTGTAGCGTGATCAGAATTTTCATCCTGCCATTACTACTGTTTATCTCTGCCTTTACGTCTGCGCAGGAGCCTGACTTTTTGCCCGTCGAAGAGGCATTTCCTTATCAATGGTCGGTCAGTGAACAAGGTGTGCAGATCCATTTCGCGACTCAGCCTGAATATTATCTCTATAAAGGCCGATTTAAGTTTTCAGCAGATAGCGGCGTTGAATTGACTGACCCTCAATTTTCTTCACCGGGAAAACAGAAACAAGACAAGTACTTTGGCGAAGTCGTCGTTTTCGATAAGCCAGTAACTGTGCTGGTACCTTATGATGGCGAAGGTCAACTGAAGGTTCGTTATCAAGGCTGCTCAGAAAAAGGTCTGTGCTACTTACCTCAGACGATCAAACTCGACTTGCCCGCCAATACACTTAATGACAGCAGCTCCTCAATTTGGGATAAAGTTGGCGGTTTGGCGGAAGACACGGCGGGCCTGTCTGAGCTCTTAGGCAGTGCGTCCAAAACTCAGGCTCTCCTCATCTTTTTCCTACTTGGGTTAGGGCTGTCACTGACACCCTGTGTGTTGCCTATGGTGCCTATTTTGTCGAGCATCATTGGTGGTGACGCAAAAATGACAGGCCGGAAAGGTCTAGTTTTGTCGACGTCCTATGTATTGGGTATGGCTTCCAGTTATGCGCTAACGGGGATCTTAGTCACAACCCTGGCTAAAGGCGTTAACCTGCAAGCGGCGATGCAGCAGCCTTGGCTGCTATCGATATTTGCGGTGGTGTTTGTCTTGCTTGCTTTAGCGATGTTTGGCTTCTACGAGCTGCAATTGCCGGCATCTATTCAACAGAAACTAAATGCAAGCTCAGACAAACTGGGCGGCGGTAAAGTGGCGAGTGTGTTGGTGATGGGCGCTGTGTCGGCGTTGGTGGTGTCACCTTGTGTGAGTGCGCCATTGGCTGGGGCGTTACTCTATGTTTCCACCACGCAAGATTGGGTCTTGGGCGGCGTCACTCTGTTTGTGATGGCTCTGGGTATGGGTGTGCCACTGATTCTGATTGGTATGAGTGGCGGTAAATTGCTCCCCCAAAGCGGCCCTTGGATGATTGTTGTGAAACAACTGTTCGGTGTGTTGCTGCTGGCGGTCGCGATTGTGTTGTTGAGCCGTTTTATTCCAAGTTGGCTGACGATGCTCTTGTGGGCGGTACTTGCCATTGGAAGCGGTATTCATTTTGGCGCGCTGGATTCAGCGCAACCAGGTTGGGCGAGGACCCATAAACTGGCCGCATTTATGTCTTTGTTCTACGGATTGATCTTATTTGTCGGCATGTTGACAGGCTCAAACGATCCTCTTAAGCCACTTAATGTTGCGCAGGTTTCATCAGACAAACTATCCACAGTTTTACCATTTGAGAAAGTCAGCTCTGTTGAAGTCTTGGATCAACAATTAGTACTCGCGAAGCAGCAAGGTAAACCGGTACTGATTGACCTTTATGCCGACTGGTGTGTCTCGTGTAAGGTCATTGAGAAAGAAGTGTTTGGTCATGAATCTGTACAAAAGCAGTTTGCTGACTGGAATACGATTAAGTTTGATGTCACAGAGAGTACCCCTGAGCAGATGGCGTGGCTGGCAGAGCGCAATGTGTTTGGTCCACCGGCGGTATTTTTCTTTGATACCAAAGGAGCGGAAATTGCTCAGCAGAGAATTGTTGGGGCCACAGGGCTTGAGCATTTTCAATCTGTGATGACCCAATTGCAGTAATTAACAGAAGGCGGCATTTATGTCGCCTTTATCTTATGCACGTTATGGGCGTGCAAGCCAAGACATTGCTGTCGAATCTGGCTACTATACTTATGGGCAAAGAATAACCAATCAGGCAATGATGGCACATGGAAGGCGTCGTAGATCTTAATCGTTGGCAAAAAGAACACATCAGAACGCAGCAAGAGTTACTTCATCTCTATGCTGAAGTCCGGGCTTTTTATTTAAGTGAGCCATTTTCTGGCTACAACGTTCGGATAAAACGGCTAAAGATCCTCAAGCAAGCTTTACTTGAACACAAGGAAGAGTTGGTTGAGGCTCTGCAAAAGGACTATGGTGCGCGTAGCCGTTTCGACAGCATGATTTGCGACATTCTACCCGCGGTCTCTCACATCAATTACACCATCAAGCATCTAAAAAAATGGATGAAACCAAGTCGACGTAAAGCGGGCTTATTGCTGTCTCCCTCTTCAATCACAGTCGAGTATCAACCACTCGGTGTGGTCGGAGTTATTGTCCCTTGGAATTTTCCAATCGTGCTGAGCATTGCACCTATCGTGACGGCGATTGCGGCGGGAAACCGAGTCATGGTTAAGTTGAGTGAGCATACCCATCATACCAATCAGGTACTCAGCCAGATCTTGTCTCGCTTAGACCGACACATTTACCCCATTGAGGGTGAAGCGGATATCGCCAGCTATTTTTCTCAACTCCCCTTTGATCACCTTATCTTTACGGGGTCGACGCCAGTCGGGAAGCTCGTCGCTCAGGCGGCGGCGAAAAACCTTACCCCTGTGACGTTGGAGCTCGGTGGTAAGTCGCCTGTCGTGATTGATAATGACATTGATCTTCGAGCAGCGGTTGATGCCGTGTTACTTGGCAAGTCAGTCAATGCCGGGCAAATTTGTGTTGCACCAGACTATGTTCTGCTGCCTCAAGGAAAAGAGCTGCTATTCATCAACCTGTATCTGAAACGTTATAAGGCGCTGTATATAGATGGCGATAAAGCACCAACGGTAACCCACATCATCAATGAACGGCAGTATGACCGTCTTCACGCGATGTTAGAGGACGCAAAAGACCATGGTGCCTGCATTTACACCATAGAGGATGTGACGTTGGATGAGCGTCAGATGCTGCCGCATTTGATTACAGGGGTTACAGAAAACATGCAGGTGATGCAGGAAGAGATATTCGGTCCACTGCTACCCGTGATTGGCTATCGCCATCTGAATGAGGCGCTCAATTACATTAACGTTAAACCAAGACCGCTGGCTTTGTATCTGATGTCGACAGATCGCCTCCTTCAGCGGCAAATTATCGAGCAGACCCACAGCGGCGGTGTTGCGATTAACGATACTCTGTTACATGTGGCGGCGGAAGATGCACCGTTTGGCGGGATAGGGGAATCTGGTATTGGTCACTACCATGGCTTCGAAGGTTTTCAAACATTTTCTAAAGCGAAAACGGTTTTGCGTTCACCTGCTTGGTTGCCGAGAAGTCGCCTTCTGCTGCGTTTCAGGAAAGTGGCTGAGAAAGGCTTGAGTCGCTTATTTATCCGCTAGCCGCAGACCGAGTGCTTACACTACTTAATCTGAGTTGCTTAGGAGTTGGTAATGCCAGAGGCCAGATTTTTCTGGCCTCTGGATAATGTGACCACATGGTCGATATTGGCTTGTCTAGACTTTGAAAAAGCCCAGCTGCTGTTTTTGTTTTTCCGCTAGAGTAGACAATTCATGACTTGCGGCAGCTGCTTGGGTAATTCCAGTCACGTTCTGGCTCACCAGTTCATAGATATTACTGAGGTTGCTGTTGACGTCGGAAGTTACTTGTCCTTGCTCCTCAGAGGCGACTGCAACTTGCGCATTAATGCTGGTCAATTCTGAAATGGAAGTGCTGATGTGGCCAAGCGCTTCGCTTACCTTTGCGGCTTGAAGCTGGTTATGGCTAATCATCTCTAGACTAGAGTTCATGCTATCATTAGCGACACCTGATTGGCGTTGTAACTCTTCAATGATCACTTGGATCTCTTTTGTCGACTCCTGAGTTCTAGCTGCAAGCATTCTCACTTCATCGGCGACAACCGCGAATCCACGGCCGCTTTCTCCCGCTCGTGCCGCTTCAATGGCCGCGTTAAGCGCCAGTAGGTTGGTTTGTTCTGAAATGCTCTCAATCACTTCGATCACTTTACCAATTTGTTCTGACTGCTCTTTCAGAGAATTGACCACGCCAGCCGCCTGGGACAACTGATGCGCCATTTTCTCACTGGCTCGCGTATTTTGTTCGAATGTTTCTAAACTTTCTCGAGCGAGCTTATCTGCGTTAATAGATGCAGAGTCCGCGTTGTTGGCATTTTGGGTTACTTCCGTGGCAGTACTTTCCATTTGGTTGATGGCGGATGCAACTTGCTCAACTTCATTTTTTTCCTGATCTGAGTTGGCGCTTGATTGTGTCATGACTGCGGCAAGTTCAGTAGAAGCTGAGGCGACGTCCACACTGATTCTGACTAGGGAATCAACTGTGCTTTTCAACTGGCTTACAGTGCTGTTGAAATCACGAGATAGAGCGGTGACTTCATTGTTCCCTTCTTCTTTTACCGAGACTAACAGGTTGCCTTGTGCGAGCTCTTTCATCGCGAGTTGCAGTTTCTTAATCGGTGTCACTATGATGCCAGCGAGCATCCAGCTAATCGTGAGTGCTGCCGCTAATATCAACAAGAGTCCAACAATACTGCTGTTCATTACTTTCGAGTGGGTGCTGTCGTTTGCCTGCACTTCATCAAGAGCCAGTGTATTTAACTTCTTCGAAAGTCTATCGATTGCCTCAACCATTTGGTTGCCTGCGGTTCGGTAGTCACTTGCCGCACGATCATACTTGGTTTGAAAATTAGAAGGGGGAAGGTCGTTACTGTGACGAATATTAAGCAATGGGACCATGACGTTAATTGAGTAGTTCACATAATGAT includes the following:
- a CDS encoding tetratricopeptide repeat protein, whose protein sequence is MIKPFISACFCLLVLGCQSTDNQVEQSDFQLAETALTNGHADNALNIYKQKLEMTPDDPQLLFLAGSASNQAARYDEALHYLKKGSALKPSPQFDRELGRAHLALGNVRLATESLRRAVEGNEKDEVALNSLGVSYSLQKNYTDARDAFQQAINIRPDSLEYRNNLALSWMLDGQPGQSIRILYPIYQRGEATTKLRLNLALSYALQGEVDAARTIAMGDLTKAELENNLAYYQHLAELGASAW
- a CDS encoding TadE/TadG family type IV pilus assembly protein; translated protein: MVMKRHSGSQTIEFAMVIVPLMIVLLAAFEFARLMWVTMIFESAVNAAVRDVRTLPPSTTLDSQIRDRIASFPLLDLEKIDIDPPRYSDSVQSLALGRTTTSLTAVMAEYHIRYRFTFLLVPALSETFPSVASLSRTVLVSHDA
- the tadF gene encoding tight adherence pilus pseudopilin TadF; translated protein: MMRSVSKQNGATVIEFPFVVLGILTIVLGLFAVYKLLYLQSRVDSTAYSMASAAARALVPQGSAKAYDDASANQLLSVAQRSLPSGFEAERIGLVLEIRTVTAGLTELVTQKAGSDCEVEQTIDALSTLAPVSRSSIASLSGKTASLYQVTLCVSEPLESDSAIFNWLPLPLPTSMRSQAAMIGRRYSA
- a CDS encoding Tad domain-containing protein, with protein sequence MLKQHTGSVSLSFLALLIPLVVLSAATIMIGFQIQLSSRAMQAVDAASLACAFADYSDPSVNQVYLEYYQPNVKLVKSEIYSASGCELNMGYQLTGLFSSLKFAQASYSAQSGSVEQAHVNQSASVTPTEMTLVLDISSSMTGSIDTLKSILTRAIERIEQDNVQIDGRRAISISIVPFSDGVSARNADWLDDKGVFCIDGLTKESGGSVLVNETVQNLDRIHSEKAVNHRAPDEFLADCSASATLVPLTDNMSEVKTAINALTTTGGTRSYQGVIWGARQLIPRWRHEWGYNPYSLSPKQKLVLMTDGADSGYVLDDLIDAGLCDRLANEFAIELNFIGFNVQDSRLAQFQSCINAANTDGIKGQVFSATNTEKLDEYFSKILEVQYDTTLNFGQK
- a CDS encoding TlpA family protein disulfide reductase, which gives rise to MIKQLVVLFALCASFSASAFKEGDTITDSASTGLKLDQSQLTIVDFFAEWCVSCRHELPLVNQLYRELEGTGVTVVGVDVDEEVEVGLEFQKSLGLTFPVVNDPKQQLIAEFKPIGMPALYYIYQGQVLKVRFGAINDIRNVILTDLADMGVQL
- a CDS encoding DUF4266 domain-containing protein, translating into MKPVVLVFALCFPALSVAAPKVDLSQLGKKTSQATETSVSGSSIEEEVISGQVYTSGSSEIGARRNVELVKPQAKDLTLNKPKAVANEKSALAFVDEALGIEPVKPWEKGTLAKKEMKPGGPVPEFDLFSEKVFSYKQGSVGGSGVGGGGCGCN
- a CDS encoding DUF3570 domain-containing protein; the protein is MKKLPLTLLSAAAVANSALAEDHISVHYLNYEEYDDKVEAGDSVVSIEKSFGLDWTINLELGYDTVSGASPSWGPTTPIGSAADAVNRATKTQQAQNMTDQVIRAGYDPHSSGYKIQKYELEDTRKSINGSATYRDELRNEWTFGANFSKEEDYRSIGLNGKGLIYADAQKNRSYSLGFSTLFDETMTFGKYQTSTNPQSWEDIFTGNVEAGLSQTFSPNYYMVFTGYAGYRSGYLSNHYLTVLREVDIDGDGSIGTDEVFLGQDSRPDTRLSGGVNIQAFWSMSENLVVRPRYKWFQDDWGVASHQLGGKLSWTVNNWLTLAPGYFWYTQSSADFYRDPNGSDPTFASSGYATSDLRLGDFTANAYELGASFKVHKKLRFNLLGAYYEQSNGFEAQWWAVGATYEF
- a CDS encoding FAD:protein FMN transferase translates to MSFNPPFVHRLQAMTVPCEVQLYHSEKAADIAALIESNTLRLEQKFNFYDSQSWLNQQVNQRQSSSVVLDDESYAVFEVLKRLVDGTKGVFDPTVGTVKSMMASTPQLDRNAAYEGAKAFMGVDAWSLSDKTLSIPHAETQFDLGGVIKEFAVDQAVMIAETFGVSSALVNFGGDIRALGTKPDGSPFNVAVLNPKNKHEPFFSLPLADAALTTSAHYERSFQFGDEESSHILSQRGTHPQVLSVSVLAPTTLEAGALSTALTLEPTLPVPEQVGVVFIDDQLAIHQDTEFVA
- the dsbD gene encoding protein-disulfide reductase DsbD, which codes for MRIFILPLLLFISAFTSAQEPDFLPVEEAFPYQWSVSEQGVQIHFATQPEYYLYKGRFKFSADSGVELTDPQFSSPGKQKQDKYFGEVVVFDKPVTVLVPYDGEGQLKVRYQGCSEKGLCYLPQTIKLDLPANTLNDSSSSIWDKVGGLAEDTAGLSELLGSASKTQALLIFFLLGLGLSLTPCVLPMVPILSSIIGGDAKMTGRKGLVLSTSYVLGMASSYALTGILVTTLAKGVNLQAAMQQPWLLSIFAVVFVLLALAMFGFYELQLPASIQQKLNASSDKLGGGKVASVLVMGAVSALVVSPCVSAPLAGALLYVSTTQDWVLGGVTLFVMALGMGVPLILIGMSGGKLLPQSGPWMIVVKQLFGVLLLAVAIVLLSRFIPSWLTMLLWAVLAIGSGIHFGALDSAQPGWARTHKLAAFMSLFYGLILFVGMLTGSNDPLKPLNVAQVSSDKLSTVLPFEKVSSVEVLDQQLVLAKQQGKPVLIDLYADWCVSCKVIEKEVFGHESVQKQFADWNTIKFDVTESTPEQMAWLAERNVFGPPAVFFFDTKGAEIAQQRIVGATGLEHFQSVMTQLQ
- a CDS encoding coniferyl aldehyde dehydrogenase; amino-acid sequence: MEGVVDLNRWQKEHIRTQQELLHLYAEVRAFYLSEPFSGYNVRIKRLKILKQALLEHKEELVEALQKDYGARSRFDSMICDILPAVSHINYTIKHLKKWMKPSRRKAGLLLSPSSITVEYQPLGVVGVIVPWNFPIVLSIAPIVTAIAAGNRVMVKLSEHTHHTNQVLSQILSRLDRHIYPIEGEADIASYFSQLPFDHLIFTGSTPVGKLVAQAAAKNLTPVTLELGGKSPVVIDNDIDLRAAVDAVLLGKSVNAGQICVAPDYVLLPQGKELLFINLYLKRYKALYIDGDKAPTVTHIINERQYDRLHAMLEDAKDHGACIYTIEDVTLDERQMLPHLITGVTENMQVMQEEIFGPLLPVIGYRHLNEALNYINVKPRPLALYLMSTDRLLQRQIIEQTHSGGVAINDTLLHVAAEDAPFGGIGESGIGHYHGFEGFQTFSKAKTVLRSPAWLPRSRLLLRFRKVAEKGLSRLFIR
- a CDS encoding methyl-accepting chemotaxis protein; amino-acid sequence: MRQLLSGLSIKLQVVVPVIFTLLLLVVGIIYSTTNLKNAFHHVTVSTENVINHKDSLSQIIDNTYGMRIKAIYSLFRAEDVKQLATHLRNKQQENRQLLHSLATVKGLEQEITDMNHAIDHYVNYSINVMVPLLNIRHSNDLPPSNFQTKYDRAASDYRTAGNQMVEAIDRLSKKLNTLALDEVQANDSTHSKVMNSSIVGLLLILAAALTISWMLAGIIVTPIKKLQLAMKELAQGNLLVSVKEEGNNEVTALSRDFNSTVSQLKSTVDSLVRISVDVASASTELAAVMTQSSANSDQEKNEVEQVASAINQMESTATEVTQNANNADSASINADKLARESLETFEQNTRASEKMAHQLSQAAGVVNSLKEQSEQIGKVIEVIESISEQTNLLALNAAIEAARAGESGRGFAVVADEVRMLAARTQESTKEIQVIIEELQRQSGVANDSMNSSLEMISHNQLQAAKVSEALGHISTSISELTSINAQVAVASEEQGQVTSDVNSNLSNIYELVSQNVTGITQAAAASHELSTLAEKQKQQLGFFKV